The following are encoded in a window of Fibrobacter sp. UWB13 genomic DNA:
- the uvrA gene encoding excinuclease ABC subunit UvrA, with the protein MTKSIEIRDAHEHNLRHVDLTIPRDSIVVVTGVSGSGKSSLAFDTVFQEGQRRFVESLSAYARQFIGRMKHPDVESVRGISPTISIDQKTVNRNPRSTVGTVVEILDHYRLMFARLGVPHCPKCGKVIQAQSVDQIVDNLYASDENKKILVMAPIVQERKGEYRKELAELKENGFVRVRVDGTIYRLEEVPLLVRYEKHTIEVVIDRLTLERKNMSRLREAIEGALKLTDGKLVSFLLTSQEAGADGAAKEEYRLQGTQLACPKCGISIPELEPRFFSFNDPKGQCPACKGLGESCEFDINLIVPNPNLSLKEGCLAPQKKDDGCIIFSDFGWRNLRTVANEMHFSLDTPWNKLKKAQQDAVLYGTPSGSERGVVTIMQELWDMWHIYHFRKYMQIGVCPECHGTRINRIAAAVDFHGHNICEMTEWSVEKSVEFFDKLKLSPKEQRIGREVLKEIRGRLGFLKAVGLGYLDISRKASTLSGGEAQRIRLASAVGAGLQGVLYVLDEPSIGLHPRDNDKLLEMLERLRAQGNSLLIVEHDEDTMRHADCVIDVGPGAGVEGGRILAAGTVDELEKNKSSLTGAYLSGRKAIEIPSQRMRIDKNTPKLKICGACENNLKNVDVEIPLGGAFTVVTGVSGSGKSTLINQILRRELARVFYNSEEPVGKFDHLEGLENIDKVIEIDQTPIGRTPRSNPATYTKIWDDIRDLFAGMEESKVRGYTKSRFSFNVKGGRCDACEGAGVKVIDMHILPSVQVTCDVCDGKRFNEATREVYFKGKNISEVLDMSIAEAAEFFKDIPKIAEPLKLLCEVGLGYLTLGQPSTTLSGGEAQRVKIASELRRPGTGKTLYLLDEPTTGLHFEDIRRLLECLNRLRSLGNSVVVIEHNLDVIKCADWIIDLGPDAGVNGGRIIATGTPEQIAKCKKSETGRYLAPVLAKKHGENKHFERTDEKGEDYSLDIEVHGARKHNLKNIDVTIPRHKLTVITGVSGSGKSSLAFHTLFSEGQRRFVETLSTYARRFLGRPDRGSIDSISGLAPAIAIDQKSASKSPRSTVATLTEIYDYFRILWARVGTAHCLHCGKPVSSYATGDLMQHAFDRDLNKMVTILAPFEIKDEIKLSKILTEKGYRKAYLGKKLVELPLPKIPIREKQLLAVVDSVVVKEENRARLVEAFERGYRDGNGILYVDCDGEERLSASEKPGCPECGWYMDSALNPKHFSFNTHWGACETCLGLGHFKDGEECPDCHGERLKPEYLAVRILGKNIMDVHHMSIAEARDWFAKVDFANEENATSASIQSKTTIAAPLLREIIGRLDFLISVGLGYIGLDRAGDTLSGGESQRIRLASQIGSGLEGVLYVLDEPTVGLHESDTAKLLDTLYRLRDLGNTLVVVEHDLKMMQAADHIIDMGPGAGDFGGEVVAEGSPAELAKPYALQQFPRSETVKFLTYSTPVANQLEPVQITDDTEFYEFKNLKANNLKNLSVKFPKKAVSVVCGVSGSGKSSLVVDEIFPALKKQFQARGRKKQSGEVLLVDQSPISGTPRSTPASFTGVFDDIRKLFAKLEQSKMKGFDYGRFSYNLARGRCPACEGRGAVAVEMHFLSDIWETCEVCGGKRYNQETLTVTFKGKNIADVLDMRVVEACEFFKDQPKILPKLECLRDVGLPYVKLGQPVTTLSGGESQRLKLAAELCRRPATEMVYLLDEPTTGLHLKDIQILWNLLRRLSARGDTVIVIEHHPDIIRLADWKVELGPVGGSNGGYLLEMGANSTK; encoded by the coding sequence ATGACGAAATCTATTGAAATCCGTGATGCGCATGAACACAACCTCCGCCATGTTGATTTGACGATTCCCCGCGACTCGATTGTCGTGGTCACAGGCGTTTCGGGCTCGGGCAAGTCGAGCCTTGCTTTTGATACGGTGTTCCAGGAAGGGCAGCGCCGTTTTGTGGAGTCGCTTTCGGCGTATGCACGCCAGTTCATCGGGCGTATGAAGCACCCGGATGTGGAAAGTGTTCGCGGAATTTCGCCGACGATTTCGATTGACCAAAAGACGGTGAACCGTAACCCGCGCAGTACGGTGGGTACGGTGGTCGAAATTTTGGACCATTACCGTTTGATGTTTGCGCGCCTTGGCGTTCCGCATTGCCCCAAGTGCGGCAAAGTGATTCAGGCGCAGTCGGTGGATCAGATTGTCGATAATTTGTACGCTAGCGACGAGAACAAAAAGATTTTGGTGATGGCGCCGATTGTGCAGGAGCGCAAGGGTGAATACCGCAAGGAACTCGCGGAGCTCAAGGAAAATGGATTTGTCCGCGTGCGCGTGGATGGGACGATTTACAGGCTCGAAGAAGTGCCACTGTTGGTGCGTTACGAGAAGCACACGATTGAAGTGGTGATTGACCGCTTGACGCTCGAACGCAAGAACATGAGCCGTTTGCGCGAGGCCATTGAAGGTGCGCTCAAGCTCACGGACGGAAAGCTCGTGTCGTTCTTGCTGACATCGCAAGAGGCGGGCGCGGATGGTGCCGCGAAGGAAGAATACCGCTTGCAGGGTACGCAGCTCGCTTGCCCGAAGTGCGGAATTTCTATTCCGGAACTTGAACCGCGATTCTTTAGCTTTAACGATCCGAAGGGTCAATGCCCCGCATGCAAGGGTCTTGGCGAAAGCTGCGAATTTGACATTAACTTGATTGTCCCGAATCCGAATTTGTCGTTGAAAGAGGGCTGCCTTGCCCCGCAAAAGAAGGATGACGGCTGCATCATCTTTAGCGATTTTGGCTGGCGCAATTTGCGCACGGTTGCAAACGAAATGCATTTTTCGCTTGATACGCCGTGGAACAAACTCAAGAAGGCGCAACAGGATGCCGTGCTGTACGGGACTCCGAGCGGGAGCGAACGCGGCGTGGTGACGATTATGCAGGAACTTTGGGATATGTGGCATATTTACCACTTCCGAAAGTACATGCAGATCGGTGTTTGTCCGGAATGTCACGGAACGCGAATCAACCGCATTGCGGCGGCTGTCGATTTCCACGGTCATAACATTTGCGAGATGACGGAATGGTCCGTCGAAAAGTCTGTCGAGTTTTTTGACAAGCTCAAGTTGAGCCCCAAGGAACAGCGCATCGGTCGCGAAGTGCTCAAGGAAATTCGTGGTCGCCTTGGATTTTTGAAGGCCGTGGGCCTTGGCTATTTGGACATTAGTCGTAAGGCTTCGACGCTTTCGGGCGGTGAGGCGCAGCGTATCAGGCTCGCAAGCGCCGTGGGGGCGGGCTTGCAGGGCGTGCTTTATGTGCTTGATGAACCGAGCATTGGGCTGCACCCACGTGACAACGATAAGTTGCTCGAGATGCTCGAGCGCTTGCGAGCCCAAGGCAACAGCCTTCTCATCGTGGAACACGACGAGGATACGATGCGTCATGCGGACTGCGTGATTGACGTGGGCCCTGGCGCGGGTGTCGAGGGCGGTCGCATTTTGGCGGCTGGCACGGTCGACGAACTGGAGAAGAACAAGTCGTCACTTACGGGCGCGTACTTGAGCGGTCGCAAAGCGATTGAAATCCCGTCGCAGCGCATGAGAATTGACAAGAATACGCCAAAGCTCAAGATTTGCGGTGCTTGCGAAAACAACCTCAAGAATGTCGATGTCGAAATTCCGCTTGGCGGCGCGTTTACTGTAGTGACGGGTGTTTCGGGCTCGGGCAAGAGTACGCTTATCAACCAGATTTTGCGCCGTGAACTTGCGCGTGTGTTCTACAATTCCGAAGAACCGGTCGGCAAGTTTGACCATTTGGAAGGTCTAGAAAACATCGACAAGGTCATCGAAATTGACCAGACGCCGATTGGACGTACTCCGCGCAGTAACCCGGCAACTTATACTAAAATTTGGGACGATATCCGCGACTTGTTTGCCGGCATGGAAGAAAGTAAGGTGCGCGGGTACACGAAGAGCCGCTTTAGCTTTAACGTGAAGGGTGGTCGCTGTGACGCTTGCGAAGGTGCTGGCGTGAAGGTCATCGATATGCACATTTTGCCGAGTGTACAAGTCACTTGCGATGTGTGCGATGGCAAGCGCTTTAACGAAGCGACCAGAGAAGTTTATTTCAAGGGCAAGAATATTTCTGAAGTGCTTGACATGAGCATTGCCGAAGCCGCTGAATTTTTCAAGGACATTCCGAAAATTGCAGAACCGCTCAAGCTCCTTTGCGAAGTGGGCCTTGGCTATTTGACACTTGGTCAACCTTCGACGACTTTGAGCGGTGGTGAAGCGCAGCGCGTGAAGATTGCTTCGGAACTGCGCCGTCCGGGTACGGGCAAGACGCTTTACTTGCTCGATGAACCGACAACCGGTTTGCATTTTGAAGATATCCGCCGATTGCTGGAATGCTTGAACCGCTTGCGCAGTCTCGGCAACAGCGTCGTGGTGATTGAACACAACCTCGACGTGATCAAGTGTGCGGACTGGATTATCGATTTGGGCCCGGATGCGGGCGTGAATGGCGGCCGCATTATTGCAACGGGAACTCCCGAACAAATTGCCAAGTGCAAAAAGTCGGAGACGGGGCGTTATTTGGCTCCGGTGCTTGCGAAAAAGCACGGCGAAAACAAGCATTTTGAACGTACGGACGAAAAGGGCGAAGATTACTCGCTCGATATCGAAGTTCATGGTGCGCGCAAACACAATCTCAAGAACATCGACGTGACGATTCCGCGCCACAAGCTCACTGTGATTACGGGCGTTTCGGGCTCGGGCAAGTCGAGCCTCGCGTTCCATACGCTCTTTAGCGAAGGACAGCGCCGCTTTGTGGAAACACTCAGCACATATGCTCGCCGCTTCTTGGGCCGCCCTGACCGTGGTAGCATTGATTCCATTTCGGGCCTCGCCCCTGCGATTGCTATTGACCAGAAGAGCGCAAGCAAGAGTCCGCGCAGTACGGTGGCAACGCTCACTGAAATTTACGATTACTTCCGCATTTTGTGGGCTCGCGTGGGTACGGCTCACTGCCTCCATTGCGGAAAGCCGGTCAGCTCATATGCAACGGGCGACTTGATGCAGCATGCGTTTGACCGTGACCTCAACAAGATGGTGACGATTCTTGCTCCGTTCGAAATCAAGGACGAAATTAAGCTCTCCAAGATTCTCACGGAAAAGGGTTACCGCAAGGCTTATCTCGGCAAAAAGCTCGTTGAACTTCCGCTGCCGAAAATCCCCATTCGCGAAAAACAGTTGCTCGCTGTTGTGGATTCCGTGGTGGTCAAGGAAGAAAATCGTGCCCGCTTGGTCGAAGCGTTTGAACGCGGCTACCGCGATGGTAACGGCATTTTGTACGTGGATTGCGATGGCGAAGAACGCCTTTCTGCTAGTGAAAAGCCGGGTTGCCCGGAATGTGGCTGGTACATGGATTCTGCGCTCAACCCGAAACATTTCAGTTTCAACACGCATTGGGGTGCTTGCGAAACTTGCCTTGGTCTTGGTCACTTCAAGGATGGCGAAGAATGCCCCGACTGCCACGGCGAACGCTTGAAGCCTGAATATCTTGCGGTGCGCATCTTGGGCAAGAACATCATGGACGTGCATCACATGAGCATTGCCGAAGCTCGCGATTGGTTTGCAAAAGTCGATTTCGCAAACGAAGAAAATGCAACGTCCGCATCCATCCAAAGCAAGACGACAATTGCCGCTCCGCTCCTCCGCGAAATCATTGGCCGTTTGGACTTTTTGATTAGCGTGGGCCTCGGCTATATTGGCCTTGACCGTGCGGGCGATACTTTGAGCGGTGGCGAGTCGCAGCGCATCCGCTTGGCAAGCCAGATTGGTAGCGGTCTCGAAGGCGTCTTGTACGTGCTTGATGAACCGACCGTCGGCCTTCACGAAAGCGATACTGCAAAACTTTTGGACACGCTTTACCGCTTGCGTGACCTTGGCAATACGCTCGTGGTTGTGGAACACGATCTCAAGATGATGCAAGCCGCAGACCACATTATTGATATGGGTCCGGGGGCGGGAGACTTTGGTGGTGAAGTCGTAGCCGAAGGCTCTCCAGCAGAACTTGCGAAGCCTTATGCTCTGCAACAGTTCCCGCGCAGCGAAACCGTCAAGTTCCTCACGTATTCCACGCCGGTGGCAAACCAGCTGGAGCCCGTGCAGATTACGGATGATACTGAATTTTACGAATTCAAGAACCTCAAGGCGAATAACCTTAAGAATTTGTCTGTAAAATTCCCAAAGAAGGCTGTGAGCGTTGTCTGTGGCGTTTCGGGTTCGGGCAAGAGTTCGCTTGTCGTAGATGAAATCTTCCCGGCTCTCAAAAAGCAGTTCCAGGCTCGCGGTCGCAAAAAGCAGAGCGGCGAGGTTTTGCTTGTCGACCAGAGTCCGATTTCGGGAACGCCGCGCAGTACGCCGGCGAGCTTTACGGGTGTCTTTGACGATATCCGCAAACTGTTTGCCAAACTCGAACAGTCCAAGATGAAGGGCTTCGATTACGGTCGCTTTAGCTATAACCTTGCGCGAGGCCGTTGCCCCGCTTGCGAGGGCCGTGGTGCAGTCGCGGTCGAAATGCACTTCCTTTCGGACATCTGGGAAACTTGCGAAGTCTGCGGTGGCAAGCGCTACAATCAGGAAACGCTTACAGTCACGTTCAAGGGCAAGAACATTGCCGATGTACTTGATATGCGTGTCGTAGAAGCTTGCGAGTTCTTCAAGGATCAGCCGAAAATTTTGCCGAAGCTCGAATGCCTCCGCGATGTGGGCCTCCCGTACGTGAAACTCGGTCAGCCGGTCACAACGCTTTCGGGTGGCGAATCCCAGCGCTTGAAGCTTGCTGCTGAACTCTGCCGCCGTCCGGCAACAGAAATGGTTTACCTCCTCGATGAGCCGACAACTGGTCTCCATTTGAAGGACATTCAAATCCTCTGGAATCTTTTGCGCAGACTCTCGGCGCGTGGCGATACGGTCATTGTCATTGAACACCACCCCGATATTATCCGTTTGGCTGACTGGAAAGTTGAATTGGGTCCTGTCGGTGGTTCGAATGGCGGTTATTTGCTTGAAATGGGGGCTAATTCTACAAAATAA
- a CDS encoding TIGR02147 family protein, which translates to MKPVTEYRDYRCCMQDFYDERKRTCSFTWREFARLAGFTSPTYLKLVCEGKSSLSELGIERVASAMNLGGFEYAYFRSLVRYNQAKDDETKKNAFASMKDIAEANKIRVVDGDAFTYFESWKNPVLRELVAMMPGATPEDVAEMCWQPITADEVRKSLDFMVSVGILQRKSKNVYVQTDKALVGNSEVMPLVVRSMHREMAGFAQKAIDEYDIHERDVSGVTMGIDRETYEQIVRELDSCRRKIVAIANMSKEPCQVYRLNLQMFPLSKNTHKNNEG; encoded by the coding sequence ATGAAACCGGTAACAGAATATCGTGACTATCGCTGCTGCATGCAGGATTTTTACGATGAACGTAAGAGGACTTGCTCGTTTACGTGGCGTGAGTTCGCTCGTCTGGCTGGCTTCACATCGCCGACTTACCTGAAGTTGGTGTGCGAAGGGAAAAGTAGCCTTAGCGAACTAGGTATTGAAAGGGTGGCATCTGCCATGAACCTGGGCGGCTTCGAGTATGCCTATTTCCGCAGTTTGGTGCGCTATAACCAGGCGAAGGATGACGAAACGAAAAAGAACGCCTTTGCGAGCATGAAGGATATTGCGGAAGCAAACAAGATTCGTGTAGTTGATGGAGATGCCTTCACTTATTTTGAGTCTTGGAAAAATCCTGTTTTGCGCGAACTGGTGGCGATGATGCCGGGGGCAACTCCCGAAGATGTTGCCGAAATGTGCTGGCAGCCGATCACTGCGGATGAAGTGCGTAAATCCTTGGACTTTATGGTCAGTGTTGGGATTTTGCAGCGCAAGTCCAAAAATGTCTATGTGCAGACGGATAAGGCTTTGGTCGGCAATTCCGAAGTGATGCCTTTGGTGGTTCGCTCCATGCACCGTGAAATGGCTGGCTTTGCGCAGAAGGCTATTGACGAGTATGATATTCATGAGCGTGATGTTTCCGGTGTGACCATGGGGATTGACCGAGAAACTTACGAACAGATTGTGCGGGAACTGGATTCCTGTCGCAGAAAGATTGTGGCGATTGCCAACATGAGTAAGGAACCGTGTCAAGTTTATCGATTGAACTTGCAGATGTTCCCTTTGTCTAAAAATACACATAAAAATAATGAGGGCTGA
- a CDS encoding SpoIIE family protein phosphatase codes for MKNIHKYILIAIICGLIFFVLGFPCRELFKISDTTEVRIVAALPLLFGISFGFAGVLGCAIANLIADIMSGYDAIIFIPGFFVQIIYGYVPAVIWNRLRKNDKNKFKLDKVYKNVQYMLIVILDSLAAAFMVVSVIKLKFDEHYFSMLSANIFFNQFITMVIIGFPYLICASLICQNNIRRKQKKNAKFIFSFSLNEKFILFFLVTSIVISVAIGITSYPSIALKYGENNLNLWNYVYFYIGAILNIAIWVSLGFLYYMERTVTKPIESMSEIAKTFGQNKDIYERIHKTLKKCQKYVYFTSEVGKLARSYQEMATELDDYVKHLTEATAKQQKVHTELSIATTIQRASLSKPVNVEGFDNYAMMRPALEVGGDFYDNLMIDDDHLALVIADVSGKGVPAALFMMVSKIVLRHNLQHGLSPAEALNRANDELAEHNVHDMFVTCLCGVLNIKTGHLVYANAGHEKPFIKHENGEFEVATLKSGFVLAGMEGYRYKEFEVQLKPGDTIFTYTDGVPEATNEKDEEFGMERLQKILNESKDDSIRLLCRKVRMAVKEFAGNAPQFDDITMLAFKMK; via the coding sequence ATGAAGAATATTCATAAATATATACTCATCGCCATTATTTGCGGGCTTATATTCTTTGTTCTCGGATTTCCCTGCCGAGAACTTTTCAAGATTTCCGACACAACTGAAGTCCGCATTGTGGCAGCGCTCCCCTTATTGTTCGGTATTTCCTTTGGATTTGCAGGCGTCCTCGGCTGCGCGATTGCAAACCTCATCGCCGACATCATGTCAGGCTATGACGCGATTATCTTCATCCCAGGATTTTTCGTCCAGATTATTTACGGTTACGTCCCCGCCGTGATTTGGAACAGGCTCCGCAAAAACGACAAGAACAAGTTCAAGCTCGACAAGGTTTACAAGAATGTGCAATACATGCTCATCGTCATCCTAGATTCACTTGCGGCAGCGTTCATGGTCGTAAGCGTCATCAAACTAAAATTTGACGAACACTATTTTTCGATGCTCTCGGCAAACATTTTCTTCAATCAATTTATCACAATGGTGATTATAGGGTTTCCGTATCTAATCTGCGCCTCGCTCATTTGCCAGAACAACATACGCAGAAAGCAGAAAAAAAATGCTAAGTTCATCTTTTCATTCTCGCTCAACGAAAAATTCATCTTGTTTTTTCTAGTCACGAGTATCGTTATTTCCGTAGCGATCGGTATTACAAGCTACCCAAGCATTGCGCTTAAATACGGCGAGAACAACCTTAACCTCTGGAACTACGTTTACTTTTACATCGGCGCCATACTGAACATCGCCATCTGGGTTTCACTCGGGTTCCTCTACTACATGGAACGCACCGTCACAAAGCCTATCGAAAGCATGAGCGAAATCGCAAAGACTTTTGGGCAGAACAAAGATATTTACGAAAGAATCCATAAGACTCTGAAAAAATGCCAAAAATACGTCTACTTTACCTCCGAAGTCGGCAAGCTCGCCCGCTCGTACCAGGAAATGGCAACGGAACTGGACGATTACGTGAAGCACTTGACCGAGGCAACAGCCAAGCAACAGAAAGTCCATACGGAGCTTTCCATTGCAACGACAATCCAGCGCGCATCGCTATCAAAGCCCGTTAATGTTGAAGGTTTTGACAATTACGCTATGATGCGCCCCGCGCTTGAAGTTGGCGGCGACTTTTACGACAACCTCATGATAGACGACGACCACCTCGCCCTTGTGATCGCTGACGTTTCAGGCAAAGGCGTCCCAGCAGCACTCTTTATGATGGTCTCCAAGATCGTGTTGAGACACAACTTGCAACACGGACTCTCGCCCGCCGAAGCCCTCAACCGCGCAAACGATGAACTCGCCGAACACAACGTTCACGACATGTTTGTCACATGCCTTTGCGGTGTGCTGAATATCAAGACGGGGCACCTCGTCTATGCCAATGCAGGTCACGAAAAACCGTTCATCAAGCATGAGAACGGAGAATTCGAGGTCGCCACCCTCAAAAGCGGTTTTGTCCTCGCCGGCATGGAAGGCTACAGGTACAAGGAATTCGAAGTGCAGCTCAAGCCGGGCGATACGATTTTCACCTATACCGACGGCGTTCCCGAAGCCACAAACGAAAAGGACGAAGAATTCGGCATGGAACGTTTGCAGAAAATTTTGAACGAATCCAAAGACGATTCTATCCGCCTCCTGTGCCGCAAAGTCCGCATGGCAGTCAAGGAATTTGCAGGGAACGCCCCGCAATTCGACGACATCACGATGCTAGCGTTCAAGATGAAATAG
- a CDS encoding nuclease-related domain-containing DEAD/DEAH box helicase, whose protein sequence is MTVRADVTPDNPSRAEVDFSRIANLLDDNWLVWMDRSWYFDIDSTGSVLREVDAVLYHRKHGLLLVECKSGKISARFQAQTGNVVWMQSGKSMAKPPHIQVASLIAPLHEHMKKLLKAPLNKEFYRVRVQWAVCFSDMENMEGIPLSEIPRKRALLKPDMQDVNKFEERLIEILQTPEESHGGNPYPNEYLDEDAFFALRNFFDGIGDIQTAADTLREDNYYSEQATEMQQMMMESISRNNRVRIEGVAGSGKSRMVIWEALRLSKIGKSVAIACYNDLLAEELREDVENALAKERKIVTDKYGRDGGVGFGKIEVNVYADWCKKYAKAVKELPKMGADKSQYYDKELPKAFTNAQTKLFKDKKQREKMFFDAVIIDEAQDFASEWIDTLIGLLRDKERGFARVFYDPAQRLYANRDGIENVQVKAMPVMVLKRGFRNTKKILEWIYKNTNIRLQSYNNTPQGTSVKEYRYKDVSEEEQLLINSYNELERKYSVKPSEVLVVSMRSEARSGIKNIKDDRFVWNKVGGKKLIQDKVNIVSAYRIKGLDTMAVILVDVEEPTETSKREDWKRLLLVGATRAKKLLTVIRKKV, encoded by the coding sequence ATGACCGTCCGAGCCGACGTTACCCCAGATAATCCATCCCGTGCAGAAGTTGATTTTTCCCGCATAGCCAACTTACTCGACGACAATTGGCTCGTCTGGATGGACAGATCCTGGTATTTCGACATCGACAGCACGGGCTCCGTCCTGCGTGAAGTCGACGCAGTCCTATACCACCGCAAGCACGGTCTCCTCCTTGTTGAATGCAAATCCGGGAAAATTTCCGCCCGTTTCCAAGCTCAAACAGGCAATGTTGTCTGGATGCAGAGCGGAAAGTCCATGGCAAAGCCCCCTCACATTCAAGTAGCATCACTAATCGCCCCATTACACGAGCACATGAAAAAACTGCTCAAGGCACCCCTGAATAAAGAATTCTACAGAGTGCGTGTACAATGGGCGGTATGCTTCAGCGACATGGAAAACATGGAAGGCATTCCTCTCTCGGAAATTCCGAGAAAGCGCGCGTTATTGAAGCCCGACATGCAAGACGTGAACAAGTTTGAAGAACGTTTAATTGAAATTCTCCAGACTCCCGAAGAATCCCATGGCGGGAACCCATATCCAAACGAATACCTTGACGAAGACGCATTCTTTGCGCTCCGCAACTTTTTCGACGGCATCGGCGACATACAAACCGCTGCAGACACTTTGCGCGAAGACAATTACTATTCCGAGCAAGCGACAGAAATGCAGCAGATGATGATGGAATCCATTTCCAGGAACAACCGCGTGAGAATTGAAGGCGTGGCTGGTTCCGGAAAATCCCGCATGGTCATCTGGGAAGCGCTCCGACTTTCAAAAATCGGTAAAAGCGTCGCCATCGCTTGCTACAATGACTTGCTCGCCGAAGAGCTCCGCGAAGACGTAGAGAATGCGCTCGCTAAAGAACGCAAAATCGTGACCGACAAATACGGACGCGACGGAGGAGTCGGCTTCGGGAAAATCGAAGTCAACGTTTACGCCGACTGGTGCAAAAAATACGCCAAGGCAGTAAAGGAACTGCCTAAAATGGGCGCCGACAAATCGCAGTATTACGACAAGGAACTGCCCAAGGCATTCACCAACGCCCAGACAAAACTGTTCAAGGACAAGAAGCAGCGCGAAAAGATGTTCTTTGACGCAGTCATTATCGACGAAGCGCAAGACTTCGCCAGCGAATGGATTGACACGCTCATCGGGCTCCTGCGCGATAAGGAACGCGGGTTTGCACGTGTTTTCTACGACCCGGCGCAACGACTTTACGCCAACCGTGACGGCATCGAAAACGTCCAGGTAAAAGCCATGCCGGTCATGGTTCTCAAGCGCGGTTTCCGCAACACCAAGAAAATCCTGGAATGGATTTACAAGAACACCAATATTCGCTTGCAGAGCTACAACAACACGCCACAAGGGACGTCCGTCAAGGAATACCGCTACAAGGATGTTTCAGAAGAAGAGCAGCTGCTCATCAACAGCTACAACGAACTTGAGCGAAAGTACAGCGTCAAGCCTTCCGAAGTTCTCGTCGTCTCCATGCGTAGCGAAGCAAGATCCGGCATCAAAAACATCAAGGATGACCGTTTCGTGTGGAACAAGGTCGGCGGCAAGAAGCTCATTCAGGACAAAGTGAACATCGTGAGTGCCTACCGCATCAAGGGACTCGACACGATGGCGGTAATCCTCGTCGATGTGGAAGAACCGACCGAGACAAGCAAGCGCGAAGACTGGAAACGCCTTCTGCTCGTTGGCGCCACCCGCGCCAAGAAACTGCTGACCGTCATCCGAAAGAAAGTGTAA
- a CDS encoding TetR/AcrR family transcriptional regulator — protein MSTKEKILETALTLFAKNGYDGTSVEQIAQDVGIKAPSLYKHFKGKEDILNSLIDIAEARYEESFGSAKKVGTIPESIDGFIHETMKKVRFTMTDPIIKKMRIFLVQEQFRSERLAEITTRHQVDGLLQMYKKILETLMAAGVIVKDDPEMLATEITAPVALWISKVDRQPKCEKEALKFIEKHLQHFFKTYTNGNR, from the coding sequence ATGTCCACTAAAGAAAAAATTCTAGAAACCGCATTAACGCTATTTGCCAAAAACGGATACGATGGCACGAGCGTGGAGCAAATCGCCCAGGATGTCGGCATCAAGGCGCCTTCGCTTTACAAGCATTTCAAAGGCAAAGAAGACATTCTGAATTCGCTGATCGACATTGCCGAAGCGCGTTACGAGGAATCGTTCGGCTCCGCGAAGAAAGTCGGCACAATCCCCGAAAGCATCGACGGATTCATCCACGAGACAATGAAGAAAGTGCGCTTTACGATGACCGACCCAATCATCAAAAAAATGCGCATTTTCTTGGTGCAGGAACAGTTCCGCAGCGAGCGCCTCGCCGAAATCACGACAAGGCATCAGGTGGATGGACTTCTGCAAATGTACAAGAAGATTCTCGAAACCCTGATGGCCGCAGGCGTGATTGTGAAGGACGACCCGGAAATGCTTGCGACAGAGATTACTGCGCCCGTAGCACTCTGGATTTCTAAAGTCGATCGCCAGCCGAAATGCGAAAAAGAAGCACTCAAATTCATCGAGAAGCACTTACAACATTTTTTCAAGACATACACAAATGGAAACAGATAG
- a CDS encoding GNAT family N-acetyltransferase, with amino-acid sequence METDSFLLRPWRESDAEALFKYASDPDVGPRAGWEPHKSVEESLQIIRTIFGGDHMWAIELKETGEPIGCIGYLLKGESNIDIGENEAEAGYWIAKPYWNKGICTEALKQMIDYCFNEKHIDVLWSDFFIDNPASGRVMEKCGFRETGEMRYCENLYGGSKRPVKVMKLRRNG; translated from the coding sequence ATGGAAACAGATAGTTTTTTACTGCGCCCGTGGCGCGAAAGCGATGCGGAAGCTTTGTTCAAATACGCTAGCGATCCAGATGTGGGTCCACGCGCCGGTTGGGAACCGCACAAGAGCGTAGAAGAAAGCCTGCAAATCATCCGCACAATTTTTGGCGGGGATCACATGTGGGCCATCGAGCTGAAAGAAACGGGAGAACCCATCGGCTGTATCGGTTACCTGCTCAAAGGCGAAAGCAACATCGACATCGGCGAGAACGAAGCCGAAGCCGGCTACTGGATTGCAAAGCCTTACTGGAACAAAGGAATTTGTACTGAAGCGTTAAAGCAGATGATAGACTATTGCTTCAATGAAAAACACATCGATGTTCTCTGGAGCGACTTTTTCATCGACAACCCCGCCTCTGGACGCGTGATGGAAAAATGCGGGTTCCGCGAAACTGGAGAAATGCGCTACTGCGAAAATCTTTATGGCGGCAGCAAGCGCCCCGTGAAAGTGATGAAACTCCGTCGAAACGGATAA